ATACCATAACTAACCTTCAACAAAAAATTCTTCACTTGCACCTCTACAGAAGATCCTTGGTTTTCAGATTTAACAGTTCTATGTACACAAAAATCACATGAAGagaattaaatgaattaaaaaaaaaaaaaaaagagcatcATTTAGAACAGATAATTAAACTGATACAAACAGTGATGCATAACTCTTCATCCAACAAAACAACAGACGCGAATAAATTATAGAGAACCGTCGTCTTATTCCACTCCTACGACACactacaacaaaacaaaacgTTGAGATACGTTTTCCTTGAGTTCATGCATTTGTCGTCATAGTTCCTATGTTGTTGTTGTCGTCATTGTTTTGGTTGTTGTCAAGATCTCGAGGAAACTTGAGGATACCAGTGTTCTTGAAGGTGGAGACGGTGAGTTTAACATTTTCACGGGCGATGACGGTGCCAGTAATGAGACCTCCGAAAATGTGGCCATTAGGGGTTGAGAGGTTGATGGTGAAAGATAGGGGAAAGGGAGGAGTGGCTCCAGGGTAAAGGGTATAGAGGTTGTTGTATAAGTAGGAACCAGAAAGGGAGAG
This portion of the Vigna unguiculata cultivar IT97K-499-35 chromosome 6, ASM411807v1, whole genome shotgun sequence genome encodes:
- the LOC114188423 gene encoding AT-hook motif nuclear-localized protein 17-like, yielding MKPSRRKPVGRPPGSRNKSGFSPQPVPQSLEPSMKVFSFRVPPNRDIMDFILNIAHNGHVSVAIISASGTVNNVTLHNSTMQHGPFTLLSLSGSYLYNNLYTLYPGATPPFPLSFTINLSTPNGHIFGGLITGTVIARENVKLTVSTFKNTGILKFPRDLDNNQNNDDNNNIGTMTTNA